The region ACTTTAAGTCCTGCGCTTTGTGCCATTTTCTTAAAACCACATCGTGAAGATGAAGAACATAAGAAAAATAATTTTTTACAGCGCTTTTTTAGTTCGTTTAATACCGCTTTTAAAGTAACTACTGATAAATATGTGAATTCCCTTTCATTTTTAAGTAAACATAAGTGGATTACAGGGCTAATTCTTGTAGCTGCGGTACTTGCTATATTTTGGGGAGCTAAGACTACTCCAACCGGTTTTGTACCAGATGAAGACCGTGGAATATTATTTGTAAATGTTGAATTACCTGCCGGTGCATCTTTAGACAGAACCGTGGGAATTACTTCAGAATTAGAGAAAAAAGCACAACAAATAGAAGGTGTACAGGGTGTTTCTTTAGTAAATGGTTATAGTTTAATTGGTGGAGCAGGTAGTAACTATGCACTTGGTTTTATTAAATTAGACGACTGGAGTGAACGTGAAGAAGATCACCTATCGGTAGAATCTATACAGGGACAATTGTTCCAGATTGGCGCTTCATTTACTGATGCCGAAATGTTATTCTTCTCTCCCCCCAGTATTCCAGGTTTTGGAGTTTCAGGAGGTTTTGAAGCCAAATTATTAGATAGATCGGGTGGTAGTTTCCAGGAACTGGACAACCAAACCCAAAATTATATTGCAGCACTTTCCCAAAGACCAGAAATTAAATATGCTCAAAGTTCTTTCAATACAAACTATCCGCAGTATGAAATGGATTTAAATATTCCGAAAGCCAAAGAAGCGGGCGTGGATATTTCTACCATCTTCTCTACCCTGCAAGGTTATATTGGAAGTATTTACGCAGCAGATTTCTCTAGATTTGGTAAGCAATATCGCGTTTATGTACAGGCTTTACCAGAAGACCGTGCGACTACCGATGATTTGAATTCTTTATTTGTAAGAAATTCTAATGGAGAAATGGCGCCTTTAAGCGAATTTGTAAGCTTAAAACGTGTTTACGGTCCGCAATCGGTAACCAGGTTTAACCTGTTTAACTCGGCCACCATAAACGGTGCGCCTGCCCCGGGCTATTCTTCGGGAGATGCTATTGCAGCAGTGCAGGAAGTAAGTGCAGAATCGCTACCCTCTAATTTTAGCGTAGATTATAGCGGACTTACCAGGGAAGAAGTTTCTGCAGGTTCACAGACTACTTTTATCTTGATTTTAAGTATCCTGTTTGTTTACTTTATTCTTTCAGCTCAATATGAAAGTTACCTCATTCCTTTCGCAGTTTTACTTTCACTGCCGGTTGGAGTAATGGGGTCTTATTTGGTCACTAAATTTACAGGACTTCAGGCAAATATTTATTTCCAAATTGCTTTAATAATGCTGATAGGACTACTGGCTAAAAACGCAATTCTTATTGTAGAATTTGCCATGCAACGTAGAAAGGCCGGCTTGTCTATAGTAGATGCTGCCCTGGATGGCGCCAGGGTTCGTTTAAGGCCCATTTTAATGACTTCCTTTGCATTTATTATTGGTTTATTGCCTTTGGTTTTTGCAGGAGGCACAGGAGCAGCTGGTAACCGTTCTATTGGTACAGGAGCTGTAGGAGGCTTATTAATAGGTACCATTCTTGGAGTTTTTATTATTCCAATTCTTTATATCATTTTCCAACATTTAGAGGAAAAAATAACCGGTGTGCCCGAAGCAGCTAAAACAGAAAATAAATCAATTTCTGAAAAAGAATAACAATGAGAAAGAACAGTATATATAAACTTTTGCTTGGGGGAGCCCTACCATTTTTACTGGTTTCCTGCTTTGCAGCCAAAGATTATGAACGTCCCGAAATAGAAGAGATTTCTGAAGAATTGTATAGAACAGATAATCTTCCGCAGGATTCCTTAAATATGGCAACTATTTCCTGGACCGAAATTTTTACCGATCCTATTCTGAAAAACCATATTGAAGAGGGGCTGGAGAATAATATAGACATCCGCATTGCCATACAACAAATGCTGGCAGCCGAAGCTTACGTAAAACAAGGGAAAGCAAGTTATTTTCCCACTTTAAATGCGGGACCGTCTGTAAGCCATCAAATTCTATCTCCAAACAGCCAATTTGGTTCTTTCTTTGACGGAAGTATTACCCAATACGATATCACCGGAAACCTCTCATGGGAAGCTGATATCTGGGGAAAAATAAGAAGTAACGACCGCGCTTTTACCGCAGCTTACCTACAAAGTGAAGCTGCCCATAAAGCGGTAAAGACTCAGCTTATTTCCAATATTGCTAATAATTATTATCAATTGCTTAGTCTTGACGAGCAGCTTAGAATTGCCCAGGAAACCCTGGAGACCAGGAAAAGCAGTTTGGAAACTACAGAGGCTCTTAAAGATGCCGGGAATGTGACTGAAGTTGGGGTACAGCAAACCAAAGCCCAGTTGCATACGGCCGAAGCTTTGGTAGTACAGCTTAAAAACCAAATACGCCTGCTGGAGAATTCTTTTTCAATATTATTGGGCGCAGGGCCACAGGAAATAGAACGAACTGACTTAGCAAAACAAAATATTGTAAGTCCGTTGAATACAGGAGTGCCTTCACAACTGCTAAGAAACAGGCCAGATGTGATTGCCGCCGAGTACGGACTTATAAATGCTTTTGAACTTACTAATGCGGCTCGCGCTAACTTCTATCCTTCGCTTACGTTAACCGCTTCAGGTGGTTTTCAAAGTTTAGAACTGGATAAATTATTAAATGCCAATTCCCTTTTTGCCAATTTAGGGGCTTCACTTTTGCAGCCAATTATCAATAAGCGGCAAATAAGAACCCAGTATGAAGTTTCGCAGGCACAACAAGAAGAAGCATTGCTAAACTTTAAACAAGCCATTTTGGTGGCCGGCAGGGAAGTTTCAGATGCACTTTCTAATTACCAGGCAAGTACCGAGCGCATAGATATTCTTGAAAACGAATATGAAGCTTACAATAAGGCTTCAGGCTATTCAGAAGAATTATTGAATAACGGTCTTATAAATTACCTGGAAGTCTTAACCGCAAGGGAAAATGCTTTAAATTCTCAGCTAAACCTTATAAATGCTGAATACAATAAATTGAATTCCATCGTAAATCTTTATAAAGCCCTTGGTGGAGGCTGGCAATAAGTTGTGTTGAATTTGTTTTGTTAATTGTTGAATAAACAGCTCCAGAATTAAATTTTGGGGCTGTTTTTTGTTGATATTGAAATTTATTTTCGACTAAGCCAGTAAACTCCCTCCGGGCAAGCCCACGAGGCATTTATAAGAAAAATATTTTGGTTTGAGGCAAACCTCGAAGCATTTAAATCTCAATTATCGAGTAAATTCAGTAACTTTAAGAAAGCATAAAATTTATAAAAATGAAAAGTAGTTTTAGTGAAATTATAAAGAACGAAACACCTGTTTTGGTAGACTTTTATGCCGATTGGTGTGGTCCATGCAAAACATTGGCGCCAATTTTAAAAGACGTAAAGGCAGAATTAGGTGACAAAGTGAAAATTGTAAAGATAGATGTAGATAAAAACCAGGAGCTGGCAGGAAAATACCAGGTGCGCGGTGTTCCTACAATGATGCTTTTTAAAAATGGACAACAACTTTGGAGACAATCTGGGGTTTTGCAAAAAGCTGAAATTATTGAAGTGATTAATTCTAAATCATAAAGCAAAGAAGAAACTATTTAACCTAATACTTTCAGGCAAGCACTTCCTGAAATTCAGGGGTTTTTTCTATTACATTTTTAGCAAAAGGACATAGCGGAATTACTTTTAGCTTATTTTCTTTTGCAAAGTCTACGGTGGCTTTTATTAATTTCTTGCCCACACCCTGTCCTTTAAAGTCAGGCTCAACTTCAGTGTGGTCTATTATAAATTTACTTTGTCCTGCCCAGGTATATTCTATTTTTCCAGCTATTTTTTCATTTTCTAAAGCTTGAAAAAAGCCTTTCTTAATTTCATCAACTTGTTCAATCTTCATAATTCGAATATTTAGGTTTTTTCGTCTGGATTTAATCGAGTTTTCCTCCCTTTGCGGTCCACCAGGGATGAACTTCAACTTTTAATCTGCCCGCTTTTACCATAGGATCCTGGTTTGCCAAACTATCGGCTTCTTGCTGCGTAGCCGTATTATAAACAGCAATTCCCCGAATATCCCCGTCATCACCAAAGGGACCAATTAAGCTTGCGTAGCCTTCTTCTGCCATTCTGCTTAAATAAGCCAGGTGTTCCTTTTGTAGGTTTGCCGCTTCAGTAGAATCCTGGCTGCGGTTTTCACCTTTTTTCAGAAAAACCATATAATATTGTTGCATAAGATAAGTGCTATCGCCGGCTTCATATCTAAAGGTTTGATAACCTTTCTCTTTTAAATCATTTTCTACCGAATCCACACTCATCTCAGGTTTTTTCGCTTCTACTTCTTCAGGCCCGGGAATGCCTCTTTCCTGATCGGGAATTTCTTTGCAGGAGATTAGTAAAATTGGGAAAACGAGCACAAAAATTAGTTTCTTCATATTAAAGCTTTACCAGTTTTCATAAGGATTTTTACTTAATTGTGAATTGTAATATTTTATATCTCCTGTTACTTCTTCTCCCAACCATTCCGGTTTTTGAAAAGTATCGGTTTCATTATTCAATTCAATTTCTGCAACGGTTAAACCTTCGTTTTCACCATAAAATTCGTCAATTTCAAACACAAAATCTCCTGATTTCACCAAATAGCGGGTTTTCTCTATAATTCCCGGTTCACAGAGATTAAATAGCGCTTCGGCTTCCTTTATATCAATTTCCTTTTCCCACTCAAAACGTGTAAGTCCGTTTTTAGAAGATTTCCCTTTAATTGTTATAAAAGCTTTATTTCCTGTAATTCTTAAGCGAACTGTACGCTCTGGATCGGTATTCAAAAAACCTTGTTTTATACTGAAATTCTCATAAGATTCCTTTTTAAAATCCTGGGACAGCACAAGGTATTTACGTTCAATTTCCTGCATTTAATTATTGTGTGCTATATTTTTAATTTCATCTGAAGGAATTCTTTTTACGTCTAACTCTGGCTTATTTGCAATAGCAACCATTGCTATTGCAATACTTTCAGCCGAAATAGATTTGTATTTTCTTAAAGTTCCCAGGAAAAAAGGGTTGATGAAATTGAGCATTATTTTCCCTACTTTTTCAAAACTTCGGCTCTCTTTTCGCTCACCAGTAATAAGGGAAGGTTGTAAAATATAGGTGTGCTTAATTTCCTGTTCTAGAACTTCCTTTTCCATCTTCCCCTTCGTACGGTTATAAAATACGCGGCTTTTGGGATTTGCACCAAGTGCGGAAACTACCAGAAAAGTGGCTATATTGTTTTCTTTACAAAGTTTGGCCGCGGTAACCGGGATTCCGCGATCAATTTTTGTGTAAGTTTCATGATCTGGGGTTTTACTTTTTGTAGTTCCCACACAACAAAAAACCTGATCTCCGGTAAATTTATCTTTGTGGTCTTCTAATTTAAAGAGATCTATTAAGTGTTCTTCGATTTTAGGATTGTTTATTTCTACTGAATTCCTTGAGAAAAGTTTGATCTTTTCATACCTGTCATCCTCAAGTAACTGTTGAAGTAACATTCTTCCGGTTAGGCCGGTAGCTCCTAAAATTATTGCTGTTTTTGGCATTCTTTTTTTATTTTTTGGGTCGTTATTAATTGATAGAATCAATAATACTAACTTTCGGTAAAGAATATAAACAAAATAAGTCGCCCAGATGTACGCACTAACGAAATTTTAAGAAGCTTGCGCAATGTAGCATACCAAAACTATATTCGTTTCTTTAACTTTGTATGGTGAACGCAAAACTTCCTCTTCGTAAAATTATTCATATAGATATGGATGCGTTCTACGCTTCGGTAGAGCAACTGGACAACCCCGATTTACGCGATAAGGCTCTTGCTGTGGGCGGAAGTTCACAAAGAGGCGTAGTTAGTGCCGCCAGCTACGAAGCGCGTAAATTTGGCGTTAAAAGTGCCATGAGTAGCGTAATTGCCAAACGCAACTGCCCGCACCTAATTTTTGTAAAACCACGTTTTGAACGGTACCGGGAAATTTCACAGCGCATTCGGGAAATTTTTTTTGAATACACCGATCTTGTAGAGCCACTTTCTTTAGATGAAGCCTATCTTGATGTTACAGAAAATAAAAAAGGAAATCCCAGCGCAAGTCTTATTGCGAAGGAAATTCGTGAGAAAATTAAAGAAAAAACAGGCTTAAATGCTTCGGCGGGAATTTCTATCAATAAATTTATAGCCAAAATTGCCAGCGATTTTAATAAGCCTAACGGACAAAAAACCGTAAATCCTGAAGAAGTTGAAGAGTTTCTGGAAGTTTTGGATATCAGAAAATTTCACGGCGTAGGAAAAGTTACTGCAGAAAAAATGTATATGCTGGGCATTTTTACCGGAAAGGATCTAAAGCAGAAATCCCAGGAGTTTTTAACTGAAAAATTCGGGAAAAGCGGTGCTCATTATTATAATGTGGTGCGCGGTATTCATTTAAGCGAGGTAAAAACAAACCGAATACGCAAATCGCTTGGAGCTGAACGTACGTTTAACGAGAATATTTCTTCGGAAATTTTTATGCTGGAAAGACTCGAAAATATTGCCGAAGAAATAGAACGACGGCTCAAAAAAAGCAACGTTGCCGGCAAAACCCTTACCCTGAAGATAAAATACAGTGATTTCACCCTGCAGACTCGCAGTAAAACCATCTCATTCTACATTTCGAGCAAGGAGCTTATTTTAGAAAACGCAAAAGAATTATTGTACCAGGAAAAAATGAAAAATTCGGTTCGCCTTTTGGGAATTTCTCTTTCTAATTTAAACACCGATAAAAGCGAAAAGAAACCAAAAGAGGAAAAAGAAATTGAGGTGCAGTTGAAGTTTGAGTTTTGAAGTGAGAACTTCTAATTCTTAGGTCCCGAAACAAGTTTAGGATAACATTTTCAATTACAAAAAAAAAGCCACGAATACACTAAAATTAGTGCTGTCGTGGCTTTATTCTTTATAAAAATATAAATTATTCTATTTCTGAAACTCTTAAAGTATTTACCATACCTTTTTCACCAATTGGCATCGCGGCCAGGTTAATGGTATAATCGCCGATTTCTACAAATGATTTTTCTTTTGCAATTCGGTTAATATCGTCTATAGTTTCATCTGTACTTACAAACTTATCGTAATGGAAAGCTTTTACACCCCATAATAAACTTAGTTGTGAAAGGATTCTATTATTAGAAGTAAACACTAAAATATGAGCTTCCGGTCTCCAGGCTGAAATTTGAAATGCTGTATACCCACTATTGGTCAGGGTACAAATCGCTTTAGCTTTAATTTCATTAGCCATATGGGCCGCGTGATAACAAACCGCCTTGGTAATATAGCGTTTGGTGCGTACGTGTGGCGGATCGTGAGGAACTTTAATCAGTGGAGAGTTTTCAACAGTTTCCAAAATTTGAGTCATTTTTTCAATCACCTGTACCGGGTATTGCCCTACTGAAGTTTCGCCACTAAGCATTACCGCATCGGCACCATCCATCACAGAGTTTGCAACGTCGTTAACTTCGGCTCTGGTTGGTGTAAGACTGGTAATCATCGTTTCCATCATTTGCGTAGCGATAATTACAGGAATTCTTGCTTTTTTGGCGGTAAGCACTAATTTCTTTTGAATTAATGGCACCTCCTGTGCAGGAATTTCTACTCCTAAATCTCCACGCGCAACCATTAAACCATCACAGTAAGCCACAATCTTATCGATATTGGCCACACCTTCTGGTTTTTCAATTTTAGCTATAATTGGGATTTTATATTTGCTATGCTTTTTAATTAGATCCTGAAGTTCTTTTAAATCTTCGGCGTGTCGCACAAAAGAAAGTGCCATCCAGTCTACCTGCATTTCACAGGCAAAAATGGCATCATTTACATCTTTTTCGGTTAAAGCAGGAAGGGAAATATTGGTATTTGGAAGGTTTACACCTTTCTTAGATTTTAAAGGCCCACCTTGAATAACCCGGGTTTTAACTTCATCTTTTTTATTGGTACTTACTACTTCAAAAATAAGTTTACCATCGTCTAAAAGAATACGCTCTCCCGCTGATACATCTTGCGGAAAAGTTTCGTAATTCATATAAACGCGTTCTGCGGTTCCTTTAAATTCTTTTCCAGTAGCAAAAATAATTTCATCACCTTCTGAAACTACTACCTCATCTTTCATTACTCCTACCCGAAGTTTAGGACCTTGTAAATCTCCAAGAATTGCGGCATTGTAGCCTTTTTCTTTGTTCAGGTCTCTAATCATTTTAATGCGTTCTCTTACATCGTCATAATTAGCATGGGAAAAGTTAACTCTAAAAACGTTTACTCCAGCCTGGAGCATTTTATCTAGGGTTTCTTTAGAACTCGTCGCTGGCCCTAAGGTTGCAACTATTTTAGTCTTCTTATTTGTTGGCATTATTCAAAAATTAAATTTTGTTTAGATTTTAATAAATCTGTGTCAATTTTATAAACTGCTATTACCTGCGGTATCTGGCTTATGGCATTTACTAGCAAATTGAGGTCTTTTTGATTTAGGTCCTCATCAATTTTAAGAAAGAAATCTACCTTTTTATATTCAGGTACCAGGTTTACCTGCAAGGGTCTAACTTCTTCTTCTTCAAATAAAGAACCAGAACTCAATATTTTTTTAGGTTCTCCTTTAAATTTATTGGCAACAAGGTGATAAGACCTGAAATTTGCCAAGTCTTTAAAGGTATAATGGGCGTAGAATGCTTCTACCGATTTATGGTTGAAGTCTATATCCCTGCGTTCTCTCTTTAATTGAAGTTTAAGATGCATATTTAATAAATAGGCCATCTTAAATTCTTCTAAATCACCATATAGTGCTATTAAGCCAAAATCATCTTCTTCTACATCCTCAAGCAGCATTTTATGAGATTGCATAGCTTTTAATTTAAGGTTAAAGATAAGATAAGATTGAGAAAAATGAAGGTTTA is a window of Salegentibacter salegens DNA encoding:
- the trxA gene encoding thioredoxin codes for the protein MKSSFSEIIKNETPVLVDFYADWCGPCKTLAPILKDVKAELGDKVKIVKIDVDKNQELAGKYQVRGVPTMMLFKNGQQLWRQSGVLQKAEIIEVINSKS
- the pyk gene encoding pyruvate kinase, whose protein sequence is MPTNKKTKIVATLGPATSSKETLDKMLQAGVNVFRVNFSHANYDDVRERIKMIRDLNKEKGYNAAILGDLQGPKLRVGVMKDEVVVSEGDEIIFATGKEFKGTAERVYMNYETFPQDVSAGERILLDDGKLIFEVVSTNKKDEVKTRVIQGGPLKSKKGVNLPNTNISLPALTEKDVNDAIFACEMQVDWMALSFVRHAEDLKELQDLIKKHSKYKIPIIAKIEKPEGVANIDKIVAYCDGLMVARGDLGVEIPAQEVPLIQKKLVLTAKKARIPVIIATQMMETMITSLTPTRAEVNDVANSVMDGADAVMLSGETSVGQYPVQVIEKMTQILETVENSPLIKVPHDPPHVRTKRYITKAVCYHAAHMANEIKAKAICTLTNSGYTAFQISAWRPEAHILVFTSNNRILSQLSLLWGVKAFHYDKFVSTDETIDDINRIAKEKSFVEIGDYTINLAAMPIGEKGMVNTLRVSEIE
- a CDS encoding NAD(P)H-binding protein is translated as MPKTAIILGATGLTGRMLLQQLLEDDRYEKIKLFSRNSVEINNPKIEEHLIDLFKLEDHKDKFTGDQVFCCVGTTKSKTPDHETYTKIDRGIPVTAAKLCKENNIATFLVVSALGANPKSRVFYNRTKGKMEKEVLEQEIKHTYILQPSLITGERKESRSFEKVGKIMLNFINPFFLGTLRKYKSISAESIAIAMVAIANKPELDVKRIPSDEIKNIAHNN
- a CDS encoding efflux transporter outer membrane subunit, with translation MRKNSIYKLLLGGALPFLLVSCFAAKDYERPEIEEISEELYRTDNLPQDSLNMATISWTEIFTDPILKNHIEEGLENNIDIRIAIQQMLAAEAYVKQGKASYFPTLNAGPSVSHQILSPNSQFGSFFDGSITQYDITGNLSWEADIWGKIRSNDRAFTAAYLQSEAAHKAVKTQLISNIANNYYQLLSLDEQLRIAQETLETRKSSLETTEALKDAGNVTEVGVQQTKAQLHTAEALVVQLKNQIRLLENSFSILLGAGPQEIERTDLAKQNIVSPLNTGVPSQLLRNRPDVIAAEYGLINAFELTNAARANFYPSLTLTASGGFQSLELDKLLNANSLFANLGASLLQPIINKRQIRTQYEVSQAQQEEALLNFKQAILVAGREVSDALSNYQASTERIDILENEYEAYNKASGYSEELLNNGLINYLEVLTARENALNSQLNLINAEYNKLNSIVNLYKALGGGWQ
- a CDS encoding IPExxxVDY family protein, coding for MQSHKMLLEDVEEDDFGLIALYGDLEEFKMAYLLNMHLKLQLKRERRDIDFNHKSVEAFYAHYTFKDLANFRSYHLVANKFKGEPKKILSSGSLFEEEEVRPLQVNLVPEYKKVDFFLKIDEDLNQKDLNLLVNAISQIPQVIAVYKIDTDLLKSKQNLIFE
- a CDS encoding YciI family protein yields the protein MKKLIFVLVFPILLISCKEIPDQERGIPGPEEVEAKKPEMSVDSVENDLKEKGYQTFRYEAGDSTYLMQQYYMVFLKKGENRSQDSTEAANLQKEHLAYLSRMAEEGYASLIGPFGDDGDIRGIAVYNTATQQEADSLANQDPMVKAGRLKVEVHPWWTAKGGKLD
- a CDS encoding efflux RND transporter permease subunit — its product is MLKKFIERPVLSTVVSIIIVVLGVLGISTLPVTQYPDIAPPTVQVSANFPGANAQTVLESVIIPIEEQINGVEGMDYITSTASNNGSASIQVFFDQGVDPDIAAVNVQNRVARATPLLPQEVTQSGVTTQKEQTSALMFFTVVSDNEEYDATFIQNYLNINVIPELQRINGVGNVNVFGAKKYAMRIWLQPEKLAAYNLIPSDVIGAINEQSQEAAAGSLGQNNAQAFEYVLRYSGRYQDEDQYRNIIIKALDNGQYLRLDDVAEVELDAEGYNVIGYTNGKPGVNMAVYQTPGSNAQEIIENIHQKLDEMEEDFPTGLSVYINFDTNEFLTASIDKVVVTLIEAFILVFIVVFIFLQDFRSTLIPAIAVPVSIIGTFFFLNLFGYSINLLTLFALVLAIGIVVDDAIVVVEAVHAKMEEGAKDAISGTRKAMDEITGAIISITLVMGAVFIPVTFITGPTGVFYEQFGVTLIVAIAISAVNALTLSPALCAIFLKPHREDEEHKKNNFLQRFFSSFNTAFKVTTDKYVNSLSFLSKHKWITGLILVAAVLAIFWGAKTTPTGFVPDEDRGILFVNVELPAGASLDRTVGITSELEKKAQQIEGVQGVSLVNGYSLIGGAGSNYALGFIKLDDWSEREEDHLSVESIQGQLFQIGASFTDAEMLFFSPPSIPGFGVSGGFEAKLLDRSGGSFQELDNQTQNYIAALSQRPEIKYAQSSFNTNYPQYEMDLNIPKAKEAGVDISTIFSTLQGYIGSIYAADFSRFGKQYRVYVQALPEDRATTDDLNSLFVRNSNGEMAPLSEFVSLKRVYGPQSVTRFNLFNSATINGAPAPGYSSGDAIAAVQEVSAESLPSNFSVDYSGLTREEVSAGSQTTFILILSILFVYFILSAQYESYLIPFAVLLSLPVGVMGSYLVTKFTGLQANIYFQIALIMLIGLLAKNAILIVEFAMQRRKAGLSIVDAALDGARVRLRPILMTSFAFIIGLLPLVFAGGTGAAGNRSIGTGAVGGLLIGTILGVFIIPILYIIFQHLEEKITGVPEAAKTENKSISEKE
- a CDS encoding CYTH domain-containing protein, encoding MQEIERKYLVLSQDFKKESYENFSIKQGFLNTDPERTVRLRITGNKAFITIKGKSSKNGLTRFEWEKEIDIKEAEALFNLCEPGIIEKTRYLVKSGDFVFEIDEFYGENEGLTVAEIELNNETDTFQKPEWLGEEVTGDIKYYNSQLSKNPYENW
- a CDS encoding GNAT family N-acetyltransferase is translated as MKIEQVDEIKKGFFQALENEKIAGKIEYTWAGQSKFIIDHTEVEPDFKGQGVGKKLIKATVDFAKENKLKVIPLCPFAKNVIEKTPEFQEVLA
- the dinB gene encoding DNA polymerase IV; this encodes MVNAKLPLRKIIHIDMDAFYASVEQLDNPDLRDKALAVGGSSQRGVVSAASYEARKFGVKSAMSSVIAKRNCPHLIFVKPRFERYREISQRIREIFFEYTDLVEPLSLDEAYLDVTENKKGNPSASLIAKEIREKIKEKTGLNASAGISINKFIAKIASDFNKPNGQKTVNPEEVEEFLEVLDIRKFHGVGKVTAEKMYMLGIFTGKDLKQKSQEFLTEKFGKSGAHYYNVVRGIHLSEVKTNRIRKSLGAERTFNENISSEIFMLERLENIAEEIERRLKKSNVAGKTLTLKIKYSDFTLQTRSKTISFYISSKELILENAKELLYQEKMKNSVRLLGISLSNLNTDKSEKKPKEEKEIEVQLKFEF